The following coding sequences lie in one Eulemur rufifrons isolate Redbay chromosome 11, OSU_ERuf_1, whole genome shotgun sequence genomic window:
- the EPHX1 gene encoding epoxide hydrolase 1 produces the protein MWLEILLALVLGFVIYWFISRDKEETLPLENGWWGPGTRPTAREDESIRPFKVETSDEEINDLHQRIDKFRLTPPLEDSRFHYGFNSTYLKKVVSYWRNEFDWKKQVDVLNRYPHFKTKIEGLDVHFIHVKPPQLPPGRRAKPLLMVHGWPGSFYEFYKIIPFLTDPKSHGLSDEHVFEVICPSIPGYGFSEASSKKGFNSVATARIFYKLMLRLGFQEFYIQGGDWGSLICTNMAQLVPSHVKGLHLNMALITRNVFTLTLLLGRRFGGLFGYTERDMELMYPFKEKFFYSLMRESGYMHIQCTKPDTVGCALNDSPVGLAAYILEKFSTWTNSEYRYLEDGGLERKFSLDDLLTNVMLYWTTGTIVSSQRYYKENLGQGWQAHKHERMKVYVPTGFAAFPSELVHVPEKWMKFKYPKLISYSYMARGGHFAAFEEPELLARDIRKFVSLLEQQ, from the exons ATGTGGCTGGAAATTCTACTCGCCTTGGTGCTGGGCTTTGTCATCTATTGGTTCATCTCCCGGGACAAGGAGGAAACTTTGCCACTTGAAAatgggtggtgggggccgggcaCGAGGCCCACAGCCAGGGAGGACGAGAGCATCCGCCCCTTCAAGGTGGAAACGTCGGATGAGGAGATCAAC GACTTACACCAGAGGATCGATAAGTTCCGCTTGACCCCGCCTTTGGAGGACAGTCGCTTCCACTACGGCTTCAACTCCACCTACCTGAAGAAGGTCGTCTCCTACTGGCGGAACGAATTTGACTGGAAGAAGCAGGTGGATGTTCTCAACAGATACCCTCACTTCAAGACGAAGATCGAAG GGCTGGACGTCCACTTCATCCACGTGAAGCCCCCCCAGCTGCCCCCCGGCCGCAGAGCGAAGCCCTTGCTGATGGTGCACGGCTGGCCCGGTTCTTTCTACGAGTTTTACAAGATCATCCCGTTCCTGACCGACCCCAAGAGCCACGGCCTGAGCGATGAGCACGTTTTTGAAGTCATCTGCCCTTCCATTCCGGGCTACGGCTTCTCGGAGGCGTCTTCCAAGAAGG GCTTCAATTCGGTGGCCACCGCCAGGATCTTCTACAAGCTGATGCTGCGGCTGGGCTTCCAGGAGTTCTACATTCAAGGTGGCGACTGGGGGTCCCTGATCTGCACCAACATGGCCCAGCTGGTGCCCAG CCACGTGAAGGGCCTGCACCTGAACATGGCCTTGATCACGAGAAATGTCTTCACCCTGACCCTTCTCCTGGGTCGGCGTTTCGGGGGACTTTTTGGCTACACCGAGAGGGATATGGAGCTGATGTACCCCTTCAAGGAGAAGTTTTTCTACAGCCTGATGAGGGAGAGCGGCTACATGCACATCCAGTGCACCAAGCCCGACACCGTGG GCTGTGCCCTGAACGACTCTCCCGTGGGGCTGGCTGCCTATATTCTAGAGAAGTTTTCCACCTGGACCAACTCCGAATACCGGTACCTGGAGGATGGAGGCCTGGAAag GAAGTTCTCCCTGGACGATCTGCTGACCAACGTCATGCTCTACTGGACGACGGGCACCATCGTCTCCTCCCAGCGCTACTACAAGGAGAACCTGGGCCAGGGCTGGCAGGCCCACAAGCACGAGCG CATGAAGGTCTACGTGCCCACCGGCTTTGCCGCCTTCCCCTCGGAGTTAGTGCACGTGCCAGAGAAGTGGATGAAGTTCAAGTACCCGAAACTCATCTCCTATTCCTACATGGCCCGCGGGGGCCACTTTGCGGCCTTCGAGGAGCCGGAGCTGCTCGCCCGGGACATCCGCAAGTTCGTGTCGCTGCTGGAGCAGCAGTGa